One region of Cydia pomonella isolate Wapato2018A chromosome 9, ilCydPomo1, whole genome shotgun sequence genomic DNA includes:
- the LOC133521044 gene encoding uncharacterized protein LOC133521044 isoform X4, producing the protein MAMAEVRGKRPFKIWDSSRNVRKGLVVTSFEELIHRGKEKLSVSASEPVRLVLESDGTHVEDGDYWRTLPPNTILLLLRPGERWYPTGVDVIKAAISAIPKIVCETIHALELHDETPSWKIMDNKGRVTVVLHWDQRPQASPAARSPSRQAKPDRRPSLVIQTSLERAQPPPPHITVVNHDEPGPARARLARSAGSLEHAPPGAVHVHTAECSAPGPPPHHAHGPHSPRPPPDECDFHCCALHEEGRRIAVHKSVATSPIQDAQPRASPQGRPKGHVRFLDAESARRGERDSSESETENTLVEDEAVTSEKFLLLIDQLSVDQKRHLTIKDIGIILERLSSKILDVERLDRESESDDCYNWTIKATIRGDALRELGVIYNGNYYAISEHPGYRDENEEAGDEAEEEEEEDRL; encoded by the exons GAAAAGAGAAGCTTTCAGTATCAGCGTCAGAGCCGGTGCGGCTGGTCCTCGAGAGCGACGGCACGCATGTAGAAGACGGGGACTACTGGCGTACACTCCCTCCCAACACCATCTTACTCCTGCTCAGGCCGGGCGAGAGGTGGTACCCCACCGGCGTCGACGTCATCAAGGCTG CAATATCAGCGATCCCAAAGATAGTATGCGAGACTATCCACGCCCTCGAGCTACACGATGAGACGCCCTCATGGAAGATCATGGACAACAAGGGGCGCGTCACGGTGGTGCTGCACTGGGACCAGCGGCCGCAGGCCTCGCCGGCCGCGCGCTCGCCCTCGCGCCAGGCCAAGCCCGACCGCCGGCCCTCGCTCGTCATCCAGACCTCGCTGGAGCGCgcgcagccgccgccgccgcacatCACAGTCGTCAACCACGACGAGCCCGGCCCTGCCCGCGCGCGCCTCGCCCGCTCCGCCGGCTCGCTCGAGCACGCCCCGCCCGGCGCCGTGCACGTGCACACCGCCGAGTGCTCCGCCCCCGGCCCTCCGCCGCACCACGCGCACGGCCCGCACTCCCCTCGTCCGCCGCCCGACGAGTGCGACTTCCACTGCTGCGCCCTACATGAAGAAGGCCGTCGCATAGCCGTGCACAAGAGCGTAGCCACCTCGCCCATCCAGGACGCCCAACCCCGAGCCTCCCCCCAGGGCCGCCCTAAAGGTCACGTGCGATTTCTCGACGCGGAGTCCGCCCGCCGCGGCGAGCGCGACTCCAGTGAAAGCGAAACCGAGAATACTCTAGTTGAGGACGAGGCCGTCACCTCAGAGAAGTTCCTACTCCTCATAGACCAGCTCAGCGTCGACCAAAAACGCCATCTCACCATCAAAGACATAGGTATCATCCTAGAGCGGCTCAGCTCGAAAATCCTCGACGTGGAGCGACTCGACCGCGAGTCCGAGTCCGACGACTGCTACAACTGGACGATCAAGGCGACGATACGCGGCGACGCGCTGCGCGAGCTCGGCGTCATCTACAACGGGAACTACTACGCGATCAGTGAGCACCCGGGCTACCGGGACGAGAACGAGGAGGCGGGGGACGAGgcggaggaggaggaggaggaggaccGGCTCTGA
- the LOC133521044 gene encoding uncharacterized protein LOC133521044 isoform X3, whose amino-acid sequence MAREEVRGKRPFKIWDSSRNVRKGLVVTSFEELIHRGKEKLSVSASEPVRLVLESDGTHVEDGDYWRTLPPNTILLLLRPGERWYPTGVDVIKAAISAIPKIVCETIHALELHDETPSWKIMDNKGRVTVVLHWDQRPQASPAARSPSRQAKPDRRPSLVIQTSLERAQPPPPHITVVNHDEPGPARARLARSAGSLEHAPPGAVHVHTAECSAPGPPPHHAHGPHSPRPPPDECDFHCCALHEEGRRIAVHKSVATSPIQDAQPRASPQGRPKGHVRFLDAESARRGERDSSESETENTLVEDEAVTSEKFLLLIDQLSVDQKRHLTIKDIGIILERLSSKILDVERLDRESESDDCYNWTIKATIRGDALRELGVIYNGNYYAISEHPGYRDENEEAGDEAEEEEEEDRL is encoded by the exons GAAAAGAGAAGCTTTCAGTATCAGCGTCAGAGCCGGTGCGGCTGGTCCTCGAGAGCGACGGCACGCATGTAGAAGACGGGGACTACTGGCGTACACTCCCTCCCAACACCATCTTACTCCTGCTCAGGCCGGGCGAGAGGTGGTACCCCACCGGCGTCGACGTCATCAAGGCTG CAATATCAGCGATCCCAAAGATAGTATGCGAGACTATCCACGCCCTCGAGCTACACGATGAGACGCCCTCATGGAAGATCATGGACAACAAGGGGCGCGTCACGGTGGTGCTGCACTGGGACCAGCGGCCGCAGGCCTCGCCGGCCGCGCGCTCGCCCTCGCGCCAGGCCAAGCCCGACCGCCGGCCCTCGCTCGTCATCCAGACCTCGCTGGAGCGCgcgcagccgccgccgccgcacatCACAGTCGTCAACCACGACGAGCCCGGCCCTGCCCGCGCGCGCCTCGCCCGCTCCGCCGGCTCGCTCGAGCACGCCCCGCCCGGCGCCGTGCACGTGCACACCGCCGAGTGCTCCGCCCCCGGCCCTCCGCCGCACCACGCGCACGGCCCGCACTCCCCTCGTCCGCCGCCCGACGAGTGCGACTTCCACTGCTGCGCCCTACATGAAGAAGGCCGTCGCATAGCCGTGCACAAGAGCGTAGCCACCTCGCCCATCCAGGACGCCCAACCCCGAGCCTCCCCCCAGGGCCGCCCTAAAGGTCACGTGCGATTTCTCGACGCGGAGTCCGCCCGCCGCGGCGAGCGCGACTCCAGTGAAAGCGAAACCGAGAATACTCTAGTTGAGGACGAGGCCGTCACCTCAGAGAAGTTCCTACTCCTCATAGACCAGCTCAGCGTCGACCAAAAACGCCATCTCACCATCAAAGACATAGGTATCATCCTAGAGCGGCTCAGCTCGAAAATCCTCGACGTGGAGCGACTCGACCGCGAGTCCGAGTCCGACGACTGCTACAACTGGACGATCAAGGCGACGATACGCGGCGACGCGCTGCGCGAGCTCGGCGTCATCTACAACGGGAACTACTACGCGATCAGTGAGCACCCGGGCTACCGGGACGAGAACGAGGAGGCGGGGGACGAGgcggaggaggaggaggaggaggaccGGCTCTGA
- the LOC133521044 gene encoding uncharacterized protein LOC133521044 isoform X5, which translates to MEVRGKRPFKIWDSSRNVRKGLVVTSFEELIHRGKEKLSVSASEPVRLVLESDGTHVEDGDYWRTLPPNTILLLLRPGERWYPTGVDVIKAAISAIPKIVCETIHALELHDETPSWKIMDNKGRVTVVLHWDQRPQASPAARSPSRQAKPDRRPSLVIQTSLERAQPPPPHITVVNHDEPGPARARLARSAGSLEHAPPGAVHVHTAECSAPGPPPHHAHGPHSPRPPPDECDFHCCALHEEGRRIAVHKSVATSPIQDAQPRASPQGRPKGHVRFLDAESARRGERDSSESETENTLVEDEAVTSEKFLLLIDQLSVDQKRHLTIKDIGIILERLSSKILDVERLDRESESDDCYNWTIKATIRGDALRELGVIYNGNYYAISEHPGYRDENEEAGDEAEEEEEEDRL; encoded by the exons GAAAAGAGAAGCTTTCAGTATCAGCGTCAGAGCCGGTGCGGCTGGTCCTCGAGAGCGACGGCACGCATGTAGAAGACGGGGACTACTGGCGTACACTCCCTCCCAACACCATCTTACTCCTGCTCAGGCCGGGCGAGAGGTGGTACCCCACCGGCGTCGACGTCATCAAGGCTG CAATATCAGCGATCCCAAAGATAGTATGCGAGACTATCCACGCCCTCGAGCTACACGATGAGACGCCCTCATGGAAGATCATGGACAACAAGGGGCGCGTCACGGTGGTGCTGCACTGGGACCAGCGGCCGCAGGCCTCGCCGGCCGCGCGCTCGCCCTCGCGCCAGGCCAAGCCCGACCGCCGGCCCTCGCTCGTCATCCAGACCTCGCTGGAGCGCgcgcagccgccgccgccgcacatCACAGTCGTCAACCACGACGAGCCCGGCCCTGCCCGCGCGCGCCTCGCCCGCTCCGCCGGCTCGCTCGAGCACGCCCCGCCCGGCGCCGTGCACGTGCACACCGCCGAGTGCTCCGCCCCCGGCCCTCCGCCGCACCACGCGCACGGCCCGCACTCCCCTCGTCCGCCGCCCGACGAGTGCGACTTCCACTGCTGCGCCCTACATGAAGAAGGCCGTCGCATAGCCGTGCACAAGAGCGTAGCCACCTCGCCCATCCAGGACGCCCAACCCCGAGCCTCCCCCCAGGGCCGCCCTAAAGGTCACGTGCGATTTCTCGACGCGGAGTCCGCCCGCCGCGGCGAGCGCGACTCCAGTGAAAGCGAAACCGAGAATACTCTAGTTGAGGACGAGGCCGTCACCTCAGAGAAGTTCCTACTCCTCATAGACCAGCTCAGCGTCGACCAAAAACGCCATCTCACCATCAAAGACATAGGTATCATCCTAGAGCGGCTCAGCTCGAAAATCCTCGACGTGGAGCGACTCGACCGCGAGTCCGAGTCCGACGACTGCTACAACTGGACGATCAAGGCGACGATACGCGGCGACGCGCTGCGCGAGCTCGGCGTCATCTACAACGGGAACTACTACGCGATCAGTGAGCACCCGGGCTACCGGGACGAGAACGAGGAGGCGGGGGACGAGgcggaggaggaggaggaggaggaccGGCTCTGA
- the LOC133521044 gene encoding uncharacterized protein LOC133521044 isoform X2 has protein sequence MAMAVCKEVRGKRPFKIWDSSRNVRKGLVVTSFEELIHRGKEKLSVSASEPVRLVLESDGTHVEDGDYWRTLPPNTILLLLRPGERWYPTGVDVIKAAISAIPKIVCETIHALELHDETPSWKIMDNKGRVTVVLHWDQRPQASPAARSPSRQAKPDRRPSLVIQTSLERAQPPPPHITVVNHDEPGPARARLARSAGSLEHAPPGAVHVHTAECSAPGPPPHHAHGPHSPRPPPDECDFHCCALHEEGRRIAVHKSVATSPIQDAQPRASPQGRPKGHVRFLDAESARRGERDSSESETENTLVEDEAVTSEKFLLLIDQLSVDQKRHLTIKDIGIILERLSSKILDVERLDRESESDDCYNWTIKATIRGDALRELGVIYNGNYYAISEHPGYRDENEEAGDEAEEEEEEDRL, from the exons GAAAAGAGAAGCTTTCAGTATCAGCGTCAGAGCCGGTGCGGCTGGTCCTCGAGAGCGACGGCACGCATGTAGAAGACGGGGACTACTGGCGTACACTCCCTCCCAACACCATCTTACTCCTGCTCAGGCCGGGCGAGAGGTGGTACCCCACCGGCGTCGACGTCATCAAGGCTG CAATATCAGCGATCCCAAAGATAGTATGCGAGACTATCCACGCCCTCGAGCTACACGATGAGACGCCCTCATGGAAGATCATGGACAACAAGGGGCGCGTCACGGTGGTGCTGCACTGGGACCAGCGGCCGCAGGCCTCGCCGGCCGCGCGCTCGCCCTCGCGCCAGGCCAAGCCCGACCGCCGGCCCTCGCTCGTCATCCAGACCTCGCTGGAGCGCgcgcagccgccgccgccgcacatCACAGTCGTCAACCACGACGAGCCCGGCCCTGCCCGCGCGCGCCTCGCCCGCTCCGCCGGCTCGCTCGAGCACGCCCCGCCCGGCGCCGTGCACGTGCACACCGCCGAGTGCTCCGCCCCCGGCCCTCCGCCGCACCACGCGCACGGCCCGCACTCCCCTCGTCCGCCGCCCGACGAGTGCGACTTCCACTGCTGCGCCCTACATGAAGAAGGCCGTCGCATAGCCGTGCACAAGAGCGTAGCCACCTCGCCCATCCAGGACGCCCAACCCCGAGCCTCCCCCCAGGGCCGCCCTAAAGGTCACGTGCGATTTCTCGACGCGGAGTCCGCCCGCCGCGGCGAGCGCGACTCCAGTGAAAGCGAAACCGAGAATACTCTAGTTGAGGACGAGGCCGTCACCTCAGAGAAGTTCCTACTCCTCATAGACCAGCTCAGCGTCGACCAAAAACGCCATCTCACCATCAAAGACATAGGTATCATCCTAGAGCGGCTCAGCTCGAAAATCCTCGACGTGGAGCGACTCGACCGCGAGTCCGAGTCCGACGACTGCTACAACTGGACGATCAAGGCGACGATACGCGGCGACGCGCTGCGCGAGCTCGGCGTCATCTACAACGGGAACTACTACGCGATCAGTGAGCACCCGGGCTACCGGGACGAGAACGAGGAGGCGGGGGACGAGgcggaggaggaggaggaggaggaccGGCTCTGA